A genomic stretch from Pseudomonas mendocina includes:
- a CDS encoding DUF4823 domain-containing protein — MRIAVLLAAALTLSGCMKPSDLADGAVNQLRDVGMLDHSHTQRVSNWRLQPDSFIYIAQGAFTPSGGAYPRPNVVAEEAFNGFVEYFPMVRRAKSPIGLEEAMAEARSLGAHYLLYSRFASANDRIGSVEEWEEQGDWGNLGTDKAVIHLMLLETNTRYLVDSARIRNRGGLLSLYDAKPEELIRPPLEDYAQRLLGLSN; from the coding sequence ATGCGTATAGCGGTACTACTTGCGGCGGCTCTAACTTTGAGCGGCTGTATGAAGCCCAGTGATTTGGCAGATGGCGCAGTGAATCAACTGCGGGATGTGGGGATGTTGGATCACAGCCATACCCAGCGCGTTAGCAACTGGCGTCTGCAACCGGATTCCTTCATCTATATTGCTCAAGGTGCATTCACGCCATCGGGAGGCGCCTATCCGCGACCCAATGTGGTCGCAGAGGAGGCCTTTAATGGTTTTGTCGAATACTTCCCCATGGTTCGTCGTGCCAAATCGCCTATAGGGCTTGAAGAGGCCATGGCCGAGGCGCGCAGCCTGGGCGCTCATTATCTGCTGTACAGCCGTTTTGCGTCTGCCAATGACCGCATCGGTTCGGTGGAGGAGTGGGAAGAGCAGGGCGACTGGGGCAATTTGGGCACTGATAAGGCTGTGATTCATCTGATGCTGCTGGAAACGAATACCCGTTATCTGGTGGATAGCGCACGTATTCGTAACCGCGGCGGCTTGCTCTCGCTATATGATGCCAAGCCTGAAGAATTGATACGCCCGCCGCTGGAGGACTACGCCCAGCGTCTGCTTGGGCTGAGTAATTGA
- the tauA gene encoding taurine ABC transporter substrate-binding protein produces the protein MLNKFLPRRLLAAIAVGSFALSAQAADFTIAYQTTVDPAKVAQADGEFEKASNAKIDWRKFDGGAEVITAVASGDVQIGYIGSSPITAASTRQLPIQTFLIAAQLGASEALVVRDGINGPEDLKGKKIAVPFVSTGHYSLLAALKHWKIDPASVQILNLAPPAIISAWKRGDIDGTYVWDPALGVAKENGKVLITSGELGKLGAPTFDGWVVRKDFAEKNPDAVRAFAKVTLDAYAKYNQDPQAWLADKSNIDKIAKLTGAKAEDIPGLLQSNVFPLAAEQVKALGEPTVKAITNTAAFLKEQGKVDAVLTDYSPYVTNAFIPQ, from the coding sequence ATGCTAAATAAATTCCTCCCCCGCCGCCTGCTTGCCGCCATTGCTGTTGGTAGCTTTGCGCTCAGTGCTCAAGCGGCCGACTTCACCATCGCCTACCAAACCACTGTAGACCCGGCCAAAGTGGCACAAGCTGACGGCGAGTTTGAGAAAGCCAGCAACGCCAAAATCGACTGGCGCAAATTTGACGGTGGTGCGGAAGTGATCACCGCCGTTGCCTCCGGTGACGTGCAGATCGGCTACATCGGCTCCAGCCCGATCACGGCTGCATCCACCCGCCAACTGCCGATCCAGACCTTTCTGATCGCCGCTCAACTGGGTGCATCTGAAGCACTGGTGGTCCGTGATGGCATCAATGGCCCAGAAGACCTCAAAGGCAAAAAGATCGCTGTGCCGTTTGTGTCCACCGGCCACTACAGCCTGCTGGCTGCGCTGAAGCACTGGAAGATTGATCCAGCCAGCGTGCAGATCCTCAACCTGGCACCACCTGCCATCATCTCCGCGTGGAAGCGTGGTGACATCGACGGTACCTATGTGTGGGACCCGGCGTTGGGCGTTGCCAAGGAGAACGGCAAAGTGCTGATCACCTCAGGTGAGCTGGGCAAGCTGGGCGCTCCGACCTTCGACGGCTGGGTAGTACGTAAAGATTTCGCAGAAAAGAACCCAGACGCCGTGCGCGCCTTTGCCAAAGTCACGCTGGATGCTTACGCCAAGTACAACCAAGACCCACAAGCCTGGCTAGCGGACAAAAGCAACATCGACAAGATCGCCAAACTGACCGGTGCCAAAGCTGAAGACATCCCAGGCCTGCTGCAAAGCAACGTCTTCCCGCTGGCGGCCGAGCAGGTAAAAGCCTTAGGTGAGCCGACCGTAAAAGCCATCACGAATACCGCTGCGTTCCTCAAGGAGCAAGGCAAGGTGGATGCGGTGCTGACTGACTACAGCCCGTACGTCACCAACGCATTCATTCCGCAATAA
- the tauB gene encoding taurine ABC transporter ATP-binding subunit has product MALLELERISAQYPGTAEPVLTDISLSLGPEQLLVALGPSGSGKTTLLNLIAGFVSPSAGRISLDQHPVTGPGAERGVVFQDDALLPWQTVLENVAFGLQLAGVGRAEREAKARELLKLVDLAGFEKRRIWELSGGQRQRVGIARALAAEPRVLLMDEPFGALDAFTREQMQELLLQVWQRTAKPVFLITHDIEEAVFLATDLILLSPNPGRISERLSLDFGKRYAAGESARTIKSDPDFIATREHVLAQVFAERQGNRP; this is encoded by the coding sequence ATGGCCTTACTCGAACTGGAGCGCATCAGCGCACAGTACCCCGGCACGGCCGAGCCGGTACTGACGGACATATCCCTGAGCCTCGGCCCAGAGCAATTACTGGTTGCACTTGGCCCTTCCGGCAGCGGTAAAACCACCCTGCTCAATCTGATTGCGGGCTTTGTAAGCCCCAGCGCTGGCCGTATCAGCCTCGATCAACACCCTGTTACCGGTCCCGGTGCAGAGCGCGGCGTGGTGTTCCAGGATGACGCCTTGCTGCCCTGGCAAACCGTGCTTGAAAACGTCGCCTTCGGCCTGCAACTGGCTGGTGTTGGCCGAGCTGAGCGCGAAGCCAAAGCCCGTGAATTGCTCAAACTGGTCGATCTGGCCGGTTTTGAAAAGCGCCGTATCTGGGAACTCTCAGGTGGCCAGCGCCAGCGTGTCGGCATTGCCCGCGCCCTCGCCGCCGAGCCCCGCGTACTGCTGATGGATGAACCGTTTGGCGCGCTGGATGCCTTTACCCGCGAGCAGATGCAGGAACTGCTCCTGCAAGTCTGGCAGCGCACCGCCAAACCTGTGTTCCTGATCACCCACGACATTGAAGAAGCCGTGTTTCTGGCCACCGATCTGATCCTGCTGTCGCCCAACCCGGGCCGCATCAGTGAGCGCCTGAGCCTGGATTTCGGTAAGCGCTACGCCGCTGGCGAAAGCGCCCGGACGATCAAATCCGATCCCGACTTTATTGCCACCCGCGAGCATGTGCTTGCGCAGGTATTTGCTGAACGCCAGGGGAATCGCCCATGA
- the tauC gene encoding taurine ABC transporter permease TauC, translating to MYSNDQAEQPKRRAPRQLSLFTISSLSVGFLLWSWWAVTYFGFIEPLFLPSPQAVLERGWVVLTQGYMGSSLWEHLAASLQRISLALVAAVLTAIPLGIAIGYSRIARGIFDPLIEFYRPIPPLAYLPLIVIWCGIGELSKVLLIFLAIFAPIAIATATGVRNADKSKIRAAQALGATQAQLIRHVILPSALPDILTGIRIGLGVGWSTLVAAELIAATSGLGFMVQSAAQFLVTDVVILGILVIALIAFALELGLRALQRKLAPWHGQAH from the coding sequence ATTTACTCCAACGACCAAGCCGAACAGCCCAAGCGCCGCGCCCCGCGTCAGCTCAGCCTGTTCACCATCAGCAGCCTAAGTGTAGGTTTCCTGCTGTGGAGCTGGTGGGCGGTGACCTACTTTGGCTTTATCGAACCGCTGTTCCTGCCCAGCCCGCAGGCTGTGCTGGAACGTGGCTGGGTGGTGCTGACCCAAGGCTACATGGGCAGCTCTTTGTGGGAGCATCTGGCCGCCAGCTTGCAGCGCATCAGCCTGGCACTGGTGGCAGCGGTGCTGACGGCCATCCCGCTGGGCATTGCCATTGGCTACAGCCGCATCGCACGTGGCATTTTTGATCCGCTGATCGAGTTCTACCGGCCGATCCCGCCGCTGGCCTATCTGCCGCTGATCGTGATCTGGTGCGGCATTGGCGAGCTGTCGAAGGTGCTGCTGATCTTCCTCGCCATCTTCGCCCCCATCGCCATTGCCACCGCGACCGGCGTGCGCAACGCCGACAAGAGCAAAATCCGTGCGGCCCAAGCGCTGGGCGCAACCCAGGCGCAACTGATCCGCCATGTGATTCTGCCCAGCGCCCTGCCCGACATTCTCACCGGCATCCGCATCGGCCTTGGCGTCGGCTGGTCGACCCTGGTTGCCGCAGAGCTGATCGCCGCCACCAGCGGCCTGGGCTTCATGGTGCAGTCAGCCGCCCAGTTTCTGGTCACTGATGTGGTGATACTGGGGATTCTGGTTATCGCCCTGATCGCCTTCGCTTTAGAGCTGGGCCTGCGCGCCCTGCAACGCAAACTTGCCCCCTGGCACGGCCAGGCACACTGA
- the tauD gene encoding taurine dioxygenase codes for MSIQITQLSPALGAQIDGIDLSQPLSAEQKDAIEHALLTHQVLFFRNQPITPQQQANFARYFGDLHIHPIYPNIPDQPEVLVLDTAETDVRDNAIWHTDVTFLEEPALGAVLAAKQPPAFGGDTLWASSSAAFEALSKPLQQLLDGLTATHDFTRSFPLERFGNTPDALERYHEVQRKHPPLTHPVVRTHPVTGRKGLFVNEGFTTRINELEPAESDALLKLLFAHSTKPEFTIRWRWQENDIAFWDNRITQHYATDDYRPNRRVMHRATILGDKPV; via the coding sequence ATGAGCATTCAAATCACCCAATTGAGCCCGGCATTGGGCGCACAGATTGACGGCATCGACCTGAGCCAGCCGCTGAGCGCCGAACAAAAAGACGCCATCGAACATGCCCTGCTTACTCATCAGGTGCTGTTCTTCCGCAACCAGCCGATTACGCCCCAGCAGCAGGCCAACTTCGCCCGCTACTTCGGTGATCTGCACATTCACCCGATTTACCCTAACATCCCCGATCAGCCGGAAGTGCTGGTTCTGGACACCGCCGAAACCGACGTGCGTGACAATGCCATCTGGCACACCGACGTGACGTTCCTTGAGGAACCGGCGCTGGGTGCGGTACTGGCAGCCAAGCAACCGCCTGCCTTCGGTGGTGACACGCTGTGGGCGAGCAGCAGCGCGGCGTTCGAAGCGCTGTCCAAGCCGCTGCAACAGCTGCTTGATGGACTGACTGCGACCCACGACTTCACCCGCTCCTTCCCGCTGGAGCGCTTCGGCAATACGCCGGACGCACTGGAGCGTTACCACGAAGTGCAACGCAAGCACCCGCCACTGACCCATCCGGTAGTTCGTACGCATCCGGTTACAGGGCGCAAAGGCCTGTTCGTCAATGAGGGCTTCACCACCCGCATCAACGAGCTGGAGCCAGCCGAAAGCGACGCGCTGTTGAAACTCCTATTCGCCCATAGCACCAAGCCGGAATTCACCATCCGCTGGCGCTGGCAGGAGAACGACATCGCCTTCTGGGACAACCGCATCACCCAGCATTACGCCACCGACGATTACCGTCCGAATCGCCGCGTGATGCACCGCGCCACCATTTTGGGTGACAAGCCGGTCTGA
- a CDS encoding SfnB family sulfur acquisition oxidoreductase, whose amino-acid sequence MNAPLHNKPYLIRSDAEALEVAEHLAESFASEASQRDRERLLPHIELAQFSQSGLWGISVPKAYGGAGVSSVTVAKVIARISQADGSLGQIPQNHFYALEVLRINGTPEQQARLYADVLNGQRFGNALAELGTKTALDRNTRLERDGDKFRITGRKFYSTGALYAQRIPTLAVDEHGVGHLAFVPRNAAGLEIIDDWTGFGQRTTGSGSVVLSQVPVAADDVVPFQSAFERPTTVGPFAQLLHAAIDTGIARAAYEDTLKFVRSNARPWIDSGVDKASDDPLTLKAIGKLVTQLHATEALLEWAGEFVDAAQANPTAESVAQASIAVAEARAISTEASLNIASKLLELAGSRGTLAHHNLDRHWRNARTHTLHDPVRWKYHAVGNYYLNDTLPPRRGTI is encoded by the coding sequence ATGAACGCTCCCCTGCATAACAAGCCTTACCTGATTCGCAGTGATGCCGAAGCCCTTGAGGTGGCCGAACACCTGGCCGAGTCCTTTGCCAGCGAAGCCTCCCAACGTGACCGCGAGCGCCTGCTGCCTCACATTGAACTGGCACAATTCAGCCAATCCGGCCTGTGGGGCATCAGTGTGCCCAAAGCCTACGGCGGCGCGGGTGTGTCCAGCGTCACCGTGGCCAAGGTCATCGCCCGTATTTCCCAGGCGGACGGCTCTCTCGGGCAAATTCCGCAAAACCATTTCTATGCGCTGGAAGTGCTGCGCATCAACGGCACGCCTGAGCAACAAGCCCGACTCTACGCTGACGTACTCAACGGCCAGCGCTTCGGCAACGCCCTGGCCGAGCTGGGCACCAAAACCGCGCTGGACCGCAACACCCGGCTCGAACGTGACGGCGACAAATTCCGCATCACCGGCCGCAAGTTCTACTCAACCGGCGCGCTGTACGCCCAGCGCATCCCTACGCTGGCGGTGGATGAGCACGGCGTTGGCCATCTGGCCTTTGTCCCGCGTAATGCAGCCGGGCTTGAGATCATTGATGACTGGACCGGCTTTGGCCAGCGCACCACCGGCAGCGGCTCGGTGGTGCTGAGTCAGGTGCCGGTGGCAGCCGACGATGTGGTGCCGTTCCAGAGTGCTTTCGAGCGCCCGACAACAGTCGGCCCGTTTGCCCAACTGCTGCATGCCGCGATTGATACCGGCATCGCCCGCGCCGCCTATGAAGACACTCTGAAATTCGTGCGCAGCAATGCCCGCCCGTGGATCGACTCCGGCGTCGACAAAGCCAGCGACGACCCGCTCACCCTCAAAGCCATTGGCAAACTGGTCACCCAACTGCACGCCACTGAAGCGCTGCTGGAATGGGCAGGCGAGTTTGTTGATGCAGCCCAGGCCAACCCTACCGCCGAAAGCGTGGCGCAAGCCTCCATTGCCGTGGCCGAAGCGCGAGCCATCAGCACCGAAGCCTCGCTGAACATCGCCAGCAAATTGCTGGAGCTGGCTGGCAGCCGCGGCACCCTCGCCCATCACAACCTCGACCGCCACTGGCGCAACGCCCGCACCCACACCCTGCATGATCCGGTGCGCTGGAAGTATCACGCGGTCGGCAATTACTACCTCAACGACACCCTGCCACCGCGTCGGGGGACCATCTGA
- a CDS encoding LLM class flavin-dependent oxidoreductase, with protein sequence MAEKQILLNAFNMNCVGHIHHGLWTHPRDNSSQFNSIQYWTELAQLLERGLFDGLFIADILGVYDVYQQSVDLPLQEAIQLPVNDPLLLVSAMAAVTQNLGFGVTANLTYEPPYTFARRLSTLDHLTNGRVGWNIVTGYLDSAAKAMGLSEQIEHDRRYDQADEYLEVLYKLLEGSWQDDAVVVDRQRRVYAEPGKVHKVQHQGEFYQVEGYHLSQPSPQRTPVLFQAGSSPRGQRFAGQHAECVFIGGQNQAAVREQVKQIRASAVAAGRTADSIKVFMGISVIVATTEAEARDKHAEYLRYASPEAGLAHFSSSTGIDFSTYELDEPIRYQKTNAIESVVKAFTAKDSGWTKRRLLEQHALGGRYPVIVGSPQQVADQLQSWIRETGLDGFNLTRIVAPESYADFIELVIPELQSRGAYKTQYAEGTLRNKLFGHGPRLPENHSAAHWRSPANLSQSNQKAHLNHAVLNLL encoded by the coding sequence ATGGCTGAGAAACAGATTCTCCTCAACGCCTTCAACATGAACTGCGTGGGCCACATCCACCACGGTTTGTGGACCCACCCGCGGGACAACTCCAGCCAGTTCAACAGCATTCAGTACTGGACTGAGCTAGCCCAATTGCTGGAACGCGGCCTGTTCGACGGGCTGTTTATTGCCGACATTCTCGGCGTGTACGACGTGTACCAGCAGTCCGTCGATCTGCCGTTGCAGGAGGCCATCCAACTACCGGTCAACGACCCGCTGCTGCTGGTGTCGGCCATGGCGGCGGTTACACAAAATCTCGGCTTTGGCGTCACCGCCAACCTCACCTACGAGCCGCCCTACACCTTCGCCCGCAGGCTTTCCACGCTGGATCACCTGACTAACGGCCGGGTCGGCTGGAACATCGTCACCGGCTATCTGGACAGCGCCGCCAAAGCCATGGGCCTGAGCGAGCAGATTGAACACGACCGCCGCTACGATCAGGCCGATGAGTACCTGGAGGTGCTGTACAAGCTGCTTGAAGGCAGTTGGCAGGATGATGCCGTCGTAGTTGACCGCCAGCGCCGCGTGTATGCCGAGCCGGGCAAAGTGCACAAGGTTCAGCACCAGGGCGAGTTCTATCAGGTCGAGGGATACCACCTCAGCCAGCCTTCGCCGCAGCGCACGCCTGTGCTGTTTCAGGCCGGCTCTTCCCCTCGTGGCCAGCGTTTTGCCGGGCAGCATGCCGAGTGCGTATTTATCGGCGGGCAGAATCAGGCGGCGGTGCGCGAGCAGGTTAAGCAAATTCGCGCCAGCGCCGTTGCAGCGGGCCGCACGGCGGATTCGATAAAGGTGTTTATGGGCATCAGCGTGATCGTCGCCACGACCGAAGCCGAGGCCCGCGACAAACACGCCGAATACCTGCGCTACGCCAGCCCGGAAGCGGGCCTGGCGCACTTCTCCAGCTCCACCGGAATCGACTTCTCAACCTACGAGCTGGACGAGCCGATCCGCTACCAGAAGACCAACGCCATCGAGTCAGTGGTGAAAGCCTTTACCGCCAAAGACAGCGGCTGGACCAAACGCCGCCTGCTGGAGCAACACGCGTTAGGCGGGCGTTATCCAGTTATCGTCGGCTCACCGCAGCAGGTGGCTGATCAGTTGCAAAGCTGGATCAGGGAAACTGGGCTGGACGGCTTCAACCTCACCCGCATCGTCGCCCCGGAAAGCTATGCCGACTTTATCGAGCTGGTGATTCCCGAGCTGCAAAGCCGTGGCGCCTACAAAACCCAATATGCCGAAGGCACCTTGCGCAACAAGCTGTTCGGCCACGGCCCACGCCTGCCGGAGAACCACAGCGCGGCGCATTGGCGTTCCCCGGCCAACCTGAGCCAATCCAACCAGAAAGCCCACCTTAACCACGCCGTTCTTAACCTGCTTTAG
- a CDS encoding MetQ/NlpA family ABC transporter substrate-binding protein yields MRSAITRLTFTTLLLASAFAFADAPLKLGSTAAFAQPLEVAVAEAKKQGLEVELIEFNDWIAPNVSLANGDIDVNYFQHIPFLENAKAAAGFDLVPYAPGVINNVGLYSKKYKSFDELPEGARVAIANDPINSGRGLQLLAKAGLITLKPGVGYKATEDDILTNPKHINIIQLEAVQLVPAYDDVDLVQGYPAYIRQSKLFDATSALLFDGLDHPEYVIQFVIQPKSRDDARLKKFVDIYQHSPVVRAALDEYLGTLYQAGWER; encoded by the coding sequence ATGCGCAGCGCCATTACCCGCCTCACTTTCACCACCCTGCTACTCGCCAGCGCTTTTGCCTTTGCTGATGCGCCGCTGAAACTCGGCTCCACCGCCGCTTTTGCCCAGCCGCTGGAAGTGGCGGTGGCAGAAGCGAAAAAACAAGGGCTGGAAGTCGAGCTGATCGAGTTCAACGACTGGATCGCCCCCAACGTCAGCCTCGCCAATGGCGATATCGACGTGAACTACTTCCAGCACATCCCCTTTCTGGAAAACGCCAAAGCCGCCGCCGGGTTTGATCTGGTGCCCTACGCGCCAGGCGTGATCAACAACGTGGGGCTGTATTCGAAAAAGTACAAAAGCTTCGATGAACTGCCCGAAGGCGCCCGCGTCGCCATCGCCAACGACCCGATCAACAGCGGGCGCGGCCTGCAACTGCTGGCCAAAGCCGGGCTGATCACCCTCAAGCCGGGCGTGGGTTACAAGGCGACAGAAGACGATATCCTGACCAATCCCAAGCACATCAACATCATCCAGCTGGAAGCCGTGCAACTGGTTCCGGCCTACGATGACGTGGATCTGGTGCAGGGTTATCCAGCCTATATCCGCCAGTCGAAACTGTTCGACGCTACTTCAGCGCTGCTGTTTGACGGGCTGGATCACCCCGAATACGTCATCCAGTTCGTCATCCAGCCCAAGAGCCGGGACGATGCGCGGCTGAAGAAATTCGTCGATATCTACCAGCACTCGCCGGTGGTCCGCGCCGCGCTAGATGAATACCTCGGCACGCTGTATCAGGCCGGCTGGGAGCGCTGA
- a CDS encoding methionine ABC transporter permease: MSILFERLWQGFLDTLLMVGVSSFLALLAGIPLAVFLVTSDKGGIFAAPRLNQVLGSIVNLFRSIPFLILMVALIPFTRLIVGTTYGVWAAVVPLTIAATPFFARIAEVSLREVDHGLIEAAQAMGCRRWHIVWHVLLPEALPGLIGGFTLTLVTMINSSAMAGAIGAGGLGDIAYRYGYQRFDSQVMFTVIFALVVLVSVIQYGGDRLAKGVNRRG; the protein is encoded by the coding sequence ATGTCGATCCTATTTGAACGCCTGTGGCAGGGTTTTCTCGACACGTTGCTGATGGTCGGCGTGTCGTCCTTTCTAGCGCTGCTGGCAGGGATTCCGCTGGCGGTGTTTCTGGTCACCAGCGACAAAGGCGGTATCTTCGCCGCGCCCCGTCTGAATCAGGTGCTGGGCAGCATCGTCAACCTGTTCCGCTCCATCCCGTTTCTGATTTTGATGGTGGCGCTGATCCCCTTCACCCGCCTGATCGTCGGCACCACTTATGGCGTGTGGGCGGCTGTCGTCCCGCTAACCATCGCCGCTACACCGTTCTTTGCGCGCATCGCCGAAGTCAGCTTGCGCGAAGTCGACCACGGCCTGATCGAAGCCGCCCAAGCCATGGGCTGCCGCCGCTGGCATATCGTCTGGCACGTCCTGCTACCCGAAGCTCTGCCCGGCCTTATTGGCGGCTTTACCCTGACCTTAGTCACCATGATCAACTCCTCCGCCATGGCCGGCGCCATCGGCGCAGGCGGCCTCGGCGACATCGCCTACCGCTACGGCTATCAACGCTTCGACAGCCAGGTGATGTTTACCGTGATCTTCGCGCTGGTGGTGCTGGTGAGTGTGATTCAGTACGGCGGGGATCGGTTGGCGAAGGGGGTGAATCGGCGGGGGTGA
- a CDS encoding RDD family protein: protein MQNQDLEYAGFWVRTGAAIIDSILMMLITVPLTVSIYGWGYFSEENTSIIAGPADFLITWVLPAIAVIAFWITKQATPGKMAVSAKIVDATTGRPASPAQLVGRYFAYFVSMLPLFLGVIWVAFDKRKQGWHDKLAGTVVIKKINIGPEPVNFNNA, encoded by the coding sequence ATGCAAAATCAAGATCTAGAATACGCTGGCTTTTGGGTAAGAACAGGCGCTGCCATCATTGATTCAATCCTGATGATGCTCATAACAGTCCCATTAACTGTATCAATATATGGGTGGGGTTATTTTAGTGAAGAAAACACATCAATCATCGCTGGCCCTGCTGACTTCCTGATAACTTGGGTGCTGCCAGCTATAGCTGTAATCGCTTTCTGGATCACTAAACAAGCCACCCCAGGTAAAATGGCTGTTTCTGCAAAAATCGTCGATGCAACTACAGGTCGCCCGGCAAGCCCAGCCCAATTGGTAGGCCGATATTTCGCTTATTTCGTATCAATGCTGCCACTCTTTCTGGGAGTTATTTGGGTGGCTTTTGATAAGCGTAAGCAAGGATGGCACGATAAGCTCGCAGGTACGGTGGTGATTAAGAAAATTAATATTGGGCCTGAGCCAGTTAATTTCAATAATGCTTGA